The following proteins are encoded in a genomic region of Papaver somniferum cultivar HN1 unplaced genomic scaffold, ASM357369v1 unplaced-scaffold_10, whole genome shotgun sequence:
- the LOC113326072 gene encoding zinc finger MYM-type protein 1, whose product MGAKLSRHELSTRHYTSMHKWKELEIRLHKNETIDKEIHEQIKKEKEYWKQVLIRIFAVIRTLAKNNLAFRGTNDKVGVANNGNFLSFIEMIAEFDLVMQEHLRRIKNHEVYHHYLGPSIQNELIALLARHVKDKIVQKIQEAKYFSVILDCTPDISNEEQMSLVIRCVDVSTSSTKFEEYFLGFVKVDDSTGRGLFNKLEELLQNLNLDIRNVRGQGWTVFKKHVKGFTVKPLSDTRWESHIESIKAIRFQAPEIRDALIELSTSADFDAKTREAKILATSMNIEPIFYEVRVRKRKKHFDEIDEIEEVQPPLQGMESFRIEYFIFIMDQAISSLKRRFKQFQAYEETYGFLFNIEKLRSLDDSTLRNSCVKLEKYLSYEMEFDINGDELYTELKVLRSFLPNETKKAIDVLSFLTNMGGCYSNASISYRILLTIPVTVASAERSFSKLKLIKSYLRSTMSQERLNGLAMLSIEADMLSSIDYDSIINEFASVNAKRSIFTSITSIVSS is encoded by the exons ATGGGTGCTAAGCTTTCACGTCATGAGTTATCTACTAGGCACTATACTTCCATGCATAAATGGAAAGAATTGGAAATTAGACTTCACAAGAATGAAACTATTGATAAGGAGATTCATGAACAAATCAAGAAGGAGAAAGAATATTGGAAACAAGTATTGATAAGAATTTTTGCTGTTATTAGAACCCTTGCTAAAAATAATTTGGCGTTCCGTGGAACAAACGACAAGGTTGGTGTAGCGAATAACGGTAATTTCTTAAGCTTTATTGAAATGATTGCCGAGTTCGATTTGGTAATGCAAGAACATCTTCGACGTATTAAAAACCATGAAGTTTATCATCATTATCTTGGTCCTTCAATCCAAAATGAATTAATCGCATTGTTGGCACGTCATGTGAAAGATAAAATTGTTCAGAAAATTCAAGAAGCAAAGTATTTTTCTGTAATACTTGATTGTACTCCGGACATAAGTAATGAAGAGCAAATGTCTCTTGTCATAAGATGTGTAGATGTGTCCACGTCTTCGACCAAATTTGAGGAGTACTTTTTGGGATTTGTAAAGGTGGACGACTCGACGGGAAGAGGACTTTTTAATAAACTGGAAGAGCTCTTGCAGAACCTGAACCTTGATATTCGTAATGTTAGAGGGCAAG GTTGGACGGTGTTTAAGAAACATGTAAAAGGTTTTACGGTTAAACCATTATCAGATACTCGGTGGGAGAGTCATATAGAATCTATCAAAGCAATCCGATTTCAAGCTCCCGAAATACGAGATGCCTTAATAGAGCTGTCGACTTCGGCTGATTTTGATGCGAAGACAAGGG AAGCTAAAATACTTGCAACATCCATGAATATAGAGCCTATTTTTTATGAGGTACGAGtacgaaaaagaaaaaagcaCTTTGATGAAATCGATGAGATAGAGGAAGTACAACCACCACTGCAAGGTATGGAATCCTTCCGAATTGAATACTTCATTTTTATAATGGACCAGGCTATTTCTTCTCTCAAACGTAGGTTTAAACAATTTCAAGCATACGAGGAAACTTATGGATTTTTGTTTAATATAGAAAAATTAAGGTCTCTTGATGATAGTACCTTACGGAATTCTTGTGTGAAACTTGAAAAGTACCTAAGCTATGAAATGGAATTCGATATCAATGGGGATGAGTTATATACGGAGTTGAAGGTTTTGCGAAGTTTTTTGCCTAACGAAACAAAAAAGGCTATTGATGTGTTGAGTTTCTTAACAAATATGGGTGGCTGCTATTCAAATGCGTCTATTTCATATAGAATTTTATTGACAATCCCTGTTACAGTTGCATCTGCAGAAAGAAGTTTTTCGAAGTTAAAGTTGATCAAATCCTACCTTCGATCAACGATGTCTCAAGAAAGATTAAACGGACTAGCGATGTTATCCATTGAAGCAGATATGCTAAGTAGTATTGACTATGATAGTATTATAAATGAGTTCGCATCCGTAAATGCGAAAAGGTCGATCTTTACGTCCATTACTAGTATTGTATCTTCTTGA